From a single Intestinibaculum porci genomic region:
- a CDS encoding Abi family protein, giving the protein MIDQKKHLLTIGKQIEHLKSKGIAFDLVSEKDAFSYLQNESHFFKLIAYRKNYQKYEYGDHAGQYIHLEFGDLEDLTEIDRFLRSVLLQLSLDVEYYAKMKILTVIEEHHEDGYQIVVDFMDYLKDVNKYGKVNEFERCKNDLERNRTSPYCGELVKKYSPNYPVWVFMEIVPFGRTISFYKFCGDRYHDREMIREHYLLKTCKDIRNAAAHNNCILNDLHLHTAKYRVNPLVAQVLCQIPTISKSSRNKRMSNIRLQQIVSLLYMHNKIVTSEKVHQAASLLLHALDQRFFIHDYHNNSLIYESFVFLHKIIDWWF; this is encoded by the coding sequence ATGATTGATCAGAAGAAACACTTATTAACGATCGGAAAACAGATTGAACACTTAAAAAGCAAAGGCATTGCTTTTGACTTAGTCAGTGAAAAGGATGCCTTTTCCTATCTCCAAAATGAGAGTCATTTCTTTAAACTCATCGCTTATCGTAAAAATTATCAGAAATATGAATATGGGGATCATGCCGGTCAGTACATTCATTTAGAATTTGGTGACTTGGAAGATTTAACAGAAATTGATCGTTTCTTAAGAAGTGTCTTATTACAGTTATCTTTAGATGTTGAATACTACGCTAAGATGAAGATCCTCACAGTCATTGAAGAACATCACGAAGATGGCTATCAGATTGTGGTAGATTTCATGGATTATCTGAAAGATGTCAATAAATATGGCAAAGTAAACGAATTTGAAAGATGTAAGAATGATCTGGAACGTAACCGTACATCTCCTTATTGTGGAGAGTTAGTGAAAAAGTATTCTCCAAATTATCCTGTATGGGTCTTTATGGAAATCGTTCCCTTTGGTAGAACAATTTCTTTCTACAAATTCTGCGGGGATCGCTATCATGATCGAGAGATGATTAGGGAACATTATTTATTAAAGACGTGTAAAGACATTCGTAATGCCGCTGCTCATAATAACTGTATTTTAAATGATCTTCATTTGCATACGGCTAAATATAGGGTGAATCCATTAGTAGCCCAAGTGCTATGTCAGATTCCCACTATTTCCAAGTCTTCAAGAAATAAACGTATGAGTAATATTCGCTTACAGCAGATTGTTTCCTTACTTTACATGCATAACAAGATTGTGACAAGTGAAAAAGTGCATCAGGCGGCTTCATTATTATTACATGCGCTTGATCAGAGATTCTTTATCCATGATTATCACAATAATTCTTTGATTTATGAATCCTTTGTATTTCTTCATAAAATTATCGATTGGTGGTTTTAA